From the Oryza glaberrima chromosome 5, OglaRS2, whole genome shotgun sequence genome, one window contains:
- the LOC127773429 gene encoding uncharacterized protein LOC127773429 isoform X2, translating into MSRMCMDCSSWIKIRFHVDKMSSAHVYLRLNKGQTMDDISEGVLEDCAQLVKANSIQGNKTNNIDVVYTPWYNLKKTPSMDVGQVGFHNSKLVRIVKVEKRINEIVNRLNKTKVERKPDLKAEREAVSAAEKAERKVQLRDKKRREEMERLEKEKQAEIRSYKNLMVQEKMTSNKQVASGSKTLEELEDDFM; encoded by the exons GTTCCATGTAGATAAGATGTCCTCTGCACACGTATATTTGAGATTAAATAAAGGTCAGACAATGGATGACATAAGTGAAGGTGTGCTTGAAGATTGTGCCCAGCTTGTGAAAGCTAATTCCATTCAAG GTAATAAGACTAATAACATTGATGTGGTTTATACACCATGGTATAATCTAAAGAAGACTCCATCCATGGATGTGGGTCAAGTTGGTTTTCACAACTCTAAATTG GTTCGGATTGTCAAAGTAGAAAAACGGATTAATGAGATTGTGAACCGGCTGAATAAGACAAAAGTGGAGCGCAAGCCTGACTTAAAGG CTGAAAGAGAAGCTGTGAGTGCAGCAGAAAAGGCAGAGAGAAAGGTGCAGCTTAGAGATAAA AAACGTAGGGAAGAGATGGAGAGGCTTGAGAAGGAGAAGCAGGCTGAAATCAGGAGCTACAAGAACCTGATGGTCCAAGAGAAGATGACTTCCAACAAGCAGGTTGCATCTGGTAGCAAGACCTTGGAAGAACTAGAGGATGACTTCATGTAA
- the LOC127773428 gene encoding uncharacterized protein LOC127773428 produces the protein MVSSISMYRGNLHRAGADTDHRWPAPRPTITPSRFRSLLRSRTLSLARLDGAARADSAASSSTSRLADGDAGVDEEEQDEEGMEMEEEEEEQEQEQEEEDGQDEQQPQEAGEEQDEGAVEDADMDDAGEVLVGGEDAHGNGDAQEGQGESEGFDPNPEGSCLDVIEERKKELSDKLDTLNKKKHDLVQMLKQILNAEEEIRMRTMQASLRTTVPQPSENAADGSSISRLVPRMTVDVNFSDVAGESEAGSNQGTPGRPLHHVHSISPSTASFARSPFGSLQHNSGHTPRSPATFSTASPSRFAATGNQGHPIGHPSISLPGINFVASSPSPAASGGSSSVFRDYRPPNST, from the exons ATGGTGTCGTCGATCTCGATGTACCGCGGGAACCTCCACCGGGCCGGGGCCGACACCGACCACCGCTGGCCGGCGCCGCGCCCCACCATCACCCCGTCGCGGTTCCGCAGCCTGCTCCGCAGCCGCACGCTCTCCCTCGCCCGcctcgacggcgcggcgcgggccgactccgcggcctcctcctccacctcccgtcTCGCGGATGGAGACGCGGGGgtggacgaggaggagcaggacgaggaggggatggagatggaggaggaggaggaggagcaggagcaggagcaggaggaagaggatgggCAAGATGAGCAGCAACCCCaagaggcgggggaggagcagGATGAGGGGGCAGTGGAGGATGCTGATATGGATGATGCCGGAGAGGTGCTCGTCGGAGGTGAAGATGCCCATGGCAATGGTGATGCTCAAGAAGGTCAAGGCGAAAGCGAAGGCTTTGATCCTAATCCAGAG GGGAGTTGTCTTGATGTAattgaagaaaggaaaaaagaattgAGTGACAAGCTGGATACTTTAAACAAGAAAAAGCATGATCTTGTGCAGATGCTGAAGCAG ATTTTAAATGCTGAAGAAGAAATCAGGATGCGCACCATGCAGGCCTCATTGCGCACTACTGTGCCTCAGCCATCAGAAAACGCAGCCGATGGAAGTTCTATTTCTAGGCTGGTGCCCAGAATGACCGTTGATGTCAATTTTAGTGATGTTGCTGGCGAGTCTGAGGCTGGTTCCAACCAGGGCACTCCTGGACGTCCCTTGCATCATGTTCATAGTATTTCTCCTTCAACAGCCTCTTTTGCTAGGTCTCCGTTCGGTTCTCTCCAACACAATTCT GGTCACACTCCAAGAAGTCCAGCGACTTTCTCGACAGCAAGTCCGTCCCGCTTTGCAGCTACTGGAAATCAAGGACATCCTATTGGCCATCCCTCAATATCATTGCCAGGAATTAACTTTGTAGCCTCTTCGCCTTCCCCCGCTGCCTCCGGCGGTTCTTCCTCCGTGTTCAGGGATTATCGCCCACCCAATTCAACATAA